In Pseudomonas abieticivorans, the genomic window GGTGTAGGCCCAGTACCTGTTGGCTGAGGCCGCTTTGCCAGGCGTCGGTGCCGATCGCGGCGTTCAGCGTGAGGTTGCTTTGCATGCTGCTGACGGGGCTCGCAGTGGCCGATGAGACGGGGCTCCAGGCGGGAAAACTCACCAGGTTGTCGGGGGTGTCTTCGCTCGGCGCATCGCTGTCGGCGTTGGCGTCGTCGGCCTGGGGCTGCACCGCGGCCACGCTGGCTTGCGCGACCACTTCGACGACTGGCTCGGTGCTGGGCGTGTTGACGCTGTCGTCTGTGTCCGCTTGGGTATCGGCCTTGCTGTCGACCTTGACCAGGGCAGTTGAGCGCGGTGCAGTTACCGCCAGGGCCTCGGGCGTGGCGTCGGCGCTGACCGGTGTTGCCGGGGCGGCCTGTGGCACGTACGTTTGGGCGGCGACGCTGGCCGAGGCATCGGGGCTGCCGGCGGTGTCGATCAGGTGCATGCGCTGGCGGATGTGCTGCAGCGGGTCATCGTGTTCGGCGGGCGCCGGGTCTGTGGCGTCCGTGGTCACGGCTGGCAGGTCCAGGGGCATCTCGCCCAGGGTGCTCTCGGGTGCTTGGGGTTCGGCGGCCTGTCCTGTTTGTACCGGTATGTCCGGTGGCAAGGTCGGCAGCGGTGTTGCAACCGGTTCGGCGATGACCACTGGTGTCTCGATGGTGCTGGCCAGGGTCGGCGCTGGCACGGCTGGCTCCGTGACCTTGGCTGCGACGCTGACGGTTGTTGGCGTTACGGTAGTCGTCAGCGTGGGCTCGGCCATCACGGGCAGTTCGGCCGTTACATCGGCGCTGGCCAGGCGCTCGTTGGCTTCGTTCAGTGTCTGGGCAAATGCTGCGCCTTCGGTTTCGCTGCCAGCAGGGCCGGGGGCGGGGGCGGGGGTGGCCGGCGTGGCGCCCAGTAGTGCGGTGATGTCCATCGGGGCCCCTTACAGGCTTGGGTCGCAAGTGGTGGCGAAGGCGCCGGGTTGTTGCTGCATGCGGGCGCTGAGCTCGTCGCTGTGGCGCTGCTCGGTACGGTTGGCCAGGCGCTGGGTCTCAGCGGCGCGGCGTTGGGCCAGGGTCTGGTAGGCGTGGGTCTTGCGCCATTGCGCCTGCCAGTTGAGCTGGCTCTTGTCGATCTCGCCCTGCTTGGTGATCAGGCTCTGGCTGGCACGGTCCACCGCGCGGTCCAGGGAGGCCAGGAAGGCGCGGTAGTTGGCCAGGCTGGCCGGGGTCATGCCTTCCTTGTGCAGCTTTTGCTGCAGGGCCTGGCGGTATTCCTGGTTGTACTGCTGCAAGGTCTGCAACTGGCTGTTGATCTGTTGCAGGGCCAGGCGCTGTTGGGCCAGGGTGCGGGCGGCGGCGTCCTGGGCCTTGCGGGCCAGTTCCGTGAGCAGGTCGAGGGAGGAAGTGGGCATGGGGTGTCAGGTGCCTCGCAAGATGAACGTCATTTGCCCGGGAACAGCAGGTTGAGCGCCTGCAGGGTGTCGTCCAGGCCCGCACGGTCCTGGATGCGTTGCTGCAGGAAGCGCTCCAGGTGTGGGTTGAGCTGCACGGCACGGTCCAGCAATGGATCGTGCCCGGCCGCGTAGGCGCCCACGCTGATCAGGTCGCGGTTACGCTGGTACTTGGACAGCACTTGCTTGAATTGCTGGGCCTTGCGCTGCTGCGCGTCGCTGACGATGGCGGTCATGGCCCGGCTGATCGAGGCCTCAATGTCGATGGCCGGGTAGTGCCCGCTTTCGGCCAGGGTGCGTGACAGCACGATGTGCCCATCGAGGATCGCCCGTGCCGAGTCGGCGATTGGGTCCTGCTGGTCATCGCCTTCGCTGAGCACGGTGTAGAACGCGGTGATCGAGCCGCCCCCGGGCGGCCCGTTGCCGGCGCGTTCCACCAGCTTGGGCAGCTTGGCAAATACCGACGGCGGATAGCCTTTGGTGGCCGGCGGTTCGCCAATGGCCAAGGCAATTTCGCGCTGGGCCATGGCGTAGCGGGTCAGGGAGTCCATGATCAGCAGCACGTCCTTGCCTTGGTCGCGAAAGTCTTCTGCCACGCGGGTGGCGTAGGCCGCGCCCTGCAAGCGTTGCAGCGGCGATGTATCGGCTGGCGCGGCGACCACCACGGCACGGGCCAGGCCTTCGTCGCCAAGGATGTTGTCGATGAAGTCCTGCACCTCGCGGCCCCGCTCGCCGATCAAGCCAACCACGATCACGTCGGCCTGGGTGTAGCGCGCCATCATGCCCAGCAATACCGACTTGCCCACGCCTGAGCCGGCAAACAGGCCCAGGCGCTGGCCGCGGCCGACGCTGAGCAGGGCATTGATGGCGCGGATGCCCACGTCGATCTGGCGGTCGATGGGCGCGCGCTTGAGCGGGTTAAGCGGTGCGCTGTGCAGGCTGCCCTGGGTCACGTCGAGCAGTGGCCCCTTGCCGTCCAGCGGCTGGCCACGGGCATCCAGCACGCGGCCCATCAATGCCTGGCCCAAAGGGAAGCGCCGCGCCACGCTGCCATCGCTCTGGCGTTCGCCCAGCGCAAAAACCCGGGCACCGGGCTGCAGATCGCTAAGCTCTTCCAGGGGCATCAGGTACAGGGTGTCACCGGCAAAGCCCACCACTTGGGCTTCGGCCTGCTCGTGGGCATTGAGCTCGATACGGCAGGCGCCGCCCAGTGGTACCGACAGGCCTACGGCTTCGAGCACCAGGCCGGTGGCCCGCACGATACGGCCGCTGGCCACCTGCCGGGGGCCCTGCTGGATGTCGCGCTGCAAGGTGCCCAATGCCCGCTGCCAGCGCTGCACGTAGGCGGTCATGGCAACAGCTCGCCGCGCAGTGCTTGCTCGGTGCTGTGCTGGATGCTCGCCCAGGTTGTTTCCAGGCTGGCGTCCAACTCGCCACTCGCGCTGGCTACCCGACAGCCACCGCGGGCCAGGCCTGCGTCGGCGCATAGGCTCCAGCCAGCTTCGGCCAGGGCTTCACCCAGGGCGTTGCGCACGGTGTCGAGGTCTTCGGGGTGTAGCCACAGGCGCGGCTTGCCGGTCAGTGCGGGGTCGTGTTGCAGCAATGCGCGTACCCGCTCCAATACGTGCTCGGGTTTGGCGACCAAGGCGTCGCCGGCAATTTGCCGGGCAGTGGCCATGGCCAGCTCCACCAGTTGCCCAAGGATCGCGCCGTCCAGGCCCTTGAGCGCCTGGTCGAAGCTTTGGCACAGCGCAAGCAAGGGTGCCAGGGCCAGTTGGATCTGTGCCTGCATCGCGGCCTCGCCGTCTACATGGCCCTGCTCCAGGCCCTGGGCGTAGCCTTCGTCGCGGCCTAGCGCAAAGCCGGCTTCGTGGCCCTGGCGCTGGGCTTGCTGGCGCGCCTTGTCACGCAGCGCCTGCAGTTCCAGCTTGCGTTGGAACGCACGCTTGCGCAGGGCTTCGGCCTGGGCTGCGTCGGGCTCGATGTGCAAGGGTGGCTCGCGGTCCAGGGGCGCCATGTGCCAAGGTTGCCAGCGCGCCGGGCCGCCGGGCCAGGGCTGGTCGTCAGACATAGGAATCGTCTCCATTGCCGGTCACGATGATGCCGTTGTCAGCCAGGCGCCGCACCACTTGCAGGATAACCTTCTGCTCGGCTTCCACTTGCGACATGCGCGTTGGCCCGCGGGCCTCCATGTCTTCGCGGAACATTTGCGAGGCGCGCTGCGACATGTTCGCCAGGAACTTATCCAGCAAGGCGCTCGGCGCGCCCTTGAGGGCAATCGACAGCGAGTTGGTGTCGACTTCCTGGAGGATCATCTGGATGCCGCGGTCGTCAATCTCCAGCAGGTTCTCGAACAGGAACATCTCGTCGAGGATCTTCTGCGTCAGGTCTTCGTTGTGCGCGCGAAGGGTCTGGATGGCTGACTCTTCCTGAGCCGAATTCATCAGGTTGAGGATCTCGGCCACGGTGCGCACGCCGCCCATCTTGCTGCGTTTGAGGTTCTGGCCGTCGAGCATGCCGCCCAGCACTTCGGTCAGCTCCTGCAGCGCCACCGGTTGCACGCCGCTGAACGTGGCGATACGCAAAATGATGTCGTTGCGCTGACGCTCGTCGAACAGCTCGAGGATGTCCGAGGCTTGGTGCCGGTCCAAGTGCACCAGAATGGTGGCGATGATCTGCGGGTGCTCCTCGCGGATCATCTCTGCCACCATAGAGGCTTCCATCAGGTTGAGCTTGTCGATGCCCGAGCCGCCCTGGTTGGATTCCAGGATGTCGTCGATCAGGCTGGCGGCGCGTTCGCTGCCCAGGGCCTTGGTCAGTACCGCGCGGATATGATCGCTGGACTGGATGTTGATGGCCGCGTACTGGTCGGTCTCGTCCATGAACTCTTCGAGCACCTGGCGCATTTCTTCGTGCGACACCTGGCTGAGCCGGGCCATCTCCATACTGATGCCTTCCACGTCCTGGCTGGGCAGCAACTTGAACACCTCGGCGGCATCGTCGGCTTCCAAGGACAGCAAGAGGATGGCACTGCGGCGTGTGCCGGTCATTTTACTTGTCATCTTTTTTCATCCAGCCCCTGATGATCATGGCGATCAGCCGCGGATCCTCGGTGGAGATCTCCCGCAGGCGTTTCATGTTCTGCTCGTAGCCGGCGGCCTTGTTGCGCGGCGCCTGGCCTTCACTACCGGCTACGCCCTGGGCGAGTGGGTCGCCAGGTTCGCCGGCTTCGGCGGCCTTGAGGATTTGTGCGTGGCGGCGCTGCATCGGGCGCAGCAGCACCAGCCAGATCAGCAGGGCGATGAAGGCCACCAGCAAGTAGCGCGACAGGCTCATGGCCAGGCTGTAGAACTCAGGCGTGCGCCACCAAGGCATTTCCACGGTGCCGGTGTCTTCGGCCACGAACGGACTGTTGATCACCTTGAGCTGGTCGCCGCGGTTTTCGGTGAAGCCCATGGCCTGGCGCACCAGGTTGTCGATGTTCGCCAGCTCTTCGCTGGTCAGCGGCTCCTGGGTGGGCTTGCCGTCCTTGAGCACGGTGCGGTAGTTGACGACCACGGCGCTGGTCAGGCGGCGGATCTCGCCCTGGTTCTGCTTGACGTGTTCCACGCTATGGTCGACTTCATAGTTGATCATGCGCTCGCTGTGCAGGGCACGGGCGCCGGTCTTACTCTGGCCTTCGCTGTCGCTGGCGGTGGTGGTGTCTGCTGGCTTGGCCGGTGTCGTTGCCTTGCTCGCGGCGGGCTGGTTGGGCGGGGTGTTGGTCAGCGCGCCGGGCACGCCTTTGGCGGGCTCGTCGTTGCCAGCCAGGTTCTCGTTCACTTGCTTGCTGCGCACGGCCGCCTGGTTGGGGTCCTGATTGGGCTCGTAGCGTTCGGCGGTGCTTTCGCGGCTGGAAAAATCAACCTGCGCGACGACCTGGGCGTGTACGTTCTGGGTGCCCAGCAGCGGTGTCAGGATGTCTTCGATGCGCCGCTGATAAGAGCGTTCCACGTCGCGCACGTAGGTCAGTTGCGAGCCGTCCAGGCCGTTGTTGTCGCCACGGCTCTGGGACAGCAGGCGGCCGTTCTGGTCGACGATGGTCACGCCGTCGATGCTCAGGTCGGCGACGCTGGAGGAAATCAGGTGGGCAATCGCGCTGGCCTGGCTCTGGCCCAGTTCGCGGCCCGGTTGCAGGTTGAGCAGCACCGAGGCGCGGGCCGGCTCGCGCTCGCGGATAAACACCGATTGGCGCGCCATCACCAAGTGCACGCGGGCACTGGCGATTGGCCCCAAGGACTCGATGGTGCGCGCCAATTCGCCTTCCAGGCCGCGCTGGTAGTTGAGCTGCTCGGTGAACTGGCTGACGCCGAAGGCTTGCTTGTCCATCAGCTCGAAGCCGATGTTGCCGCCCTTGGGCAGGCCTTGTTCGGCCAGTTGCAGGCGCAAGGTATTCATCTGTGCAGCCGGGACCAGCACGGCATGCCCGCCTTCGCTCAAGCGGTAGGGCACCTGGCGCTTTTCCAGTTCGGCAATGATTTGGCCGCCATCATTTTCGCTCAGGTTAGAGAACAGCACGCGGTACTCGGGCTCGCGCGCCCACAGGGCCAGGGCCACGATCAGCGCAATGGCTGCCGCGCCGCCCAGCAGCAGGGGCAGCGGCTGGCCACGCAAGCGCGCGAGCAACGGCTCGAACGGGTTGCTTTTGGCGGGGGCGGGGGTGACTTTCGGGGAGGCTTTCCCTTGGGCCGCGTTACTCACACGCACCTCGCAGGCGAGGGTAGGGGCGGTACAAAAGGCATAGCGCAGTCCGGTAGCAGTGTTGGCAGGGCGCCTATTATCTCGACCCAGCCCCGGACTAAAGGCCGGAAAAGCCACGGCTTTTGTAGCCAATTGGTTGCTTGTCGGTGTCGGGCAGGTTGTTAACCTTTTGCGTATCCGCTTGCTCACCTTTTTTTACAGGACGCCCACGCCCATGAACACGTCTGCCCTCCAGTCAGCCCTGCAGCAACTGAACCTGCTGGCGGCCCAGTCCCAGAGAAGTACCACTTCGGCAGCAGACAGCAACGCGATGGGCGGCTTTTCGGGGGAGTTGCAGGCCTCGCTCAAGCGCATCAATCAACTGCAGCACACGGCCAACAGCCACTCCAATGCCTTCCAGGCAGGCAGCCCGGATGTATCGCTCAATGACGTAATGGTGGACATGCAGAAAGCCTCGGTGAGCTTCCAGATGGGTGTGCAGGTACGCAACCGGTTAGTCACTGCCTATAAGGATGTGATGGCCATGCAAGTGTAGATTTTAGTGCTGTTTAACAGCCACAAAGTACCGGTATGTGTTCAGCAGGATACGTTTTAACAAGGATGAAAAAAAATTCAGGAATGAACTAAGGGTTTCCCTGATGGCTGCAGTGATGGCTATTTGATATGTAACCACCTTATCACGTAGAAATATAAAGGAAGTGCCGTTTTCATTGGCCGTAAACTCGTCGATTAATTTAAAAAAAGCCTTTGTTTAAAAGGTGTTACGTGAAAAATAAATAGACTTGCGTGATTAAAGTTTTATATTCGGCTGCCGATTTCCTCTGCGTTTTTACACATGCTGAGTGTGTACTGATGTGTTTTTTGATTGGCCTCCCTTAAAGGCTGAGGGCCCGTGAGGACTATATGACGACGACCACTTCCACTACTTCTACCTCTTCCAGCGGGACCATCACCTCTTTGGGCGTGGGGTCGGGGCTGGACCTGGATACGATCCTCGATAGTCTGGAGGAGTCGGCAGAGGCCAGTTACCTGACGCCGATCGAAACCAAAGAAGACGAGATCAATACCGAGATCACCGCCTACGGTACTTTGACCAGCGCCCTGACATCGTTGCAGACCGCCATCGAGACGCTGACTGACCCCGATACCTACGACGGCATGACCAGCAGCGTCAGCGGCACTGGCGCCACGGCAGCGGTCACCAGCGATGCGGTGGCGGGTACCTATACCGTGGTCGTCAGCCAACTGGCCGCCGCACAAACCCTGGCCACCGACGGAGTGGCCGACAAGACCACGGCGTTGGGCACCGGCACCCTGACCATCGATATCGGCGACGACGAGTCGATCAGCATCGACCTGACGTCATCCAACAACACCCTGGAAGGCATTCGCGACGCGATCAACGACGCCGGTGGCTCGGTCACGGCCTCCATCGTCAACGATGGCAGCGACACCCCCTACCGGCTGGTATTGACCTCGACGTCCACCGGTACCGAGTCGGCCATGACCGTGACCTATAGCGGCGATGGCGATGCCGCCTCGTTGTTTGGCTACGATGCCGACAGTGACAGCAACGCCATGACTGAAACGGTCGCGGCCGCCGATGCGCAGCTGACGGTGAACGGCTTGAGCGTGACCAGCCAGAGCAATACGGTGGAAGAAGCGCTGCAAGGCGTGACCCTGAGCCTGACTGCCGAGGGCACCTCGACCCTGACCGTATCCCAGGACACCGATTCGATCATCGATGCGATCAACGATTTTGTCGACGCCTATAACTCCTACGCCGAAACCATCGACACACTGACGGCCTATGACAGTGAAGACGACACCGCTGGCACCTTGATCGGCGACTCTACCACTCGCCGTATCGACAGCCAGTTGAGCCAGGATCTGTATAACTCGATCTCCAGCGGTACCTACAGCTACCTGTCGCAACTGGGTGTGACCTTGGGCGTGGACGGCACCTTGTCCATCGATGACGACGACCTGGAAGAGGCGGTGACCAGCGATCCCTCGGCGGTCTCCGAGTTTTTCATCGGCACCGATGATGTCGAAGGCTTTGCCACGCAGATGGCAGCGGACCTGGACACCTACCTGGATGAAGACGATGGCCTGATCGTGTCCAAGACCGATGGCCTGGAAACCCAACTGGAAGAACTCGAGGTCAAGTACGAAGAGAAGCAGGCGTTCATCGACAGCATGATGGACCGCTACACCGAGCAGTTCACCGCGCTCGACACGCTGATCGCCACGCTCGACTCGACGGCCGATTACCTGACCACCCAGTTTGATGCATTGAGCAGTGATTCGTGATCCGGAATGAGTGGGAGTGGCGGTTGTGAGTGGAATGCGCGGAGCGAAGGCCTACGCAAAAGTGGGGGTGGAAAGCGGCATCCTCGCCGCATCGCCGTATCAGCGGATTGTCATGCTGTTTGACAGCTACCAGGCAGCCATCCGCATGGCCCGGCTGCATATGCAGGCGGGTGACATGGCCGGCAAGGGCAAGGCCATTACCAAGGCCGTGAACATTGTCAGCCGGGGGTTGCGTGGTTCACTGGACAAGGAGCGGGGCGGCGAGGTGGCGGCCAACCTGGACCAGCTCTACGACACCGTGGTTCGCCTGTTGCTGCGGGCCAGCCTGAATAACGACGAGCAGGCCCTGGACGTTGCAGCGAGTCTGCTCGAAAACATTGGCTCCGCCTGGCGACAGATCGGGCCTCAGGTAGAGGGGGAGGTAGGCGATGGCGCAGGAGCAGGTGATTGAGTCCTACGAGCGGTTGCTCGTGCAATCGCAACGCATGCATGAAAGTGCGTTGAAGGGCGACTGGGCAGAAATAATGGAGCTCAAGTCCCAGGGGTTGATCGATGAAGAAACCCTGCGGCGTGAAGAAAGTGGTGTGCACCTGGATGAGCCTCACCGCCAGCGCAAGTTCGAGCTGCTCAAACAGATTCTTGATCGAGAGGTTGAGGTGCGCAAATGCCTGGCCGAACGGCAGAGCCAACTGGGGGC contains:
- a CDS encoding flagellar hook-length control protein FliK, which produces MDITALLGATPATPAPAPGPAGSETEGAAFAQTLNEANERLASADVTAELPVMAEPTLTTTVTPTTVSVAAKVTEPAVPAPTLASTIETPVVIAEPVATPLPTLPPDIPVQTGQAAEPQAPESTLGEMPLDLPAVTTDATDPAPAEHDDPLQHIRQRMHLIDTAGSPDASASVAAQTYVPQAAPATPVSADATPEALAVTAPRSTALVKVDSKADTQADTDDSVNTPSTEPVVEVVAQASVAAVQPQADDANADSDAPSEDTPDNLVSFPAWSPVSSATASPVSSMQSNLTLNAAIGTDAWQSGLSQQVLGLHQRGEKQVDLQLHPTDLGPLSISLKLDSTGTQAQFVAAHASVRAAVEQAIPQLRESLAAQGISLGQTSVSDQPSRQQAQSQPGWRDTQASDEDSESAAEVVPASRPLSTLVDVYT
- the fliJ gene encoding flagellar export protein FliJ; this translates as MPTSSLDLLTELARKAQDAAARTLAQQRLALQQINSQLQTLQQYNQEYRQALQQKLHKEGMTPASLANYRAFLASLDRAVDRASQSLITKQGEIDKSQLNWQAQWRKTHAYQTLAQRRAAETQRLANRTEQRHSDELSARMQQQPGAFATTCDPSL
- the fliI gene encoding flagellar protein export ATPase FliI, whose product is MTAYVQRWQRALGTLQRDIQQGPRQVASGRIVRATGLVLEAVGLSVPLGGACRIELNAHEQAEAQVVGFAGDTLYLMPLEELSDLQPGARVFALGERQSDGSVARRFPLGQALMGRVLDARGQPLDGKGPLLDVTQGSLHSAPLNPLKRAPIDRQIDVGIRAINALLSVGRGQRLGLFAGSGVGKSVLLGMMARYTQADVIVVGLIGERGREVQDFIDNILGDEGLARAVVVAAPADTSPLQRLQGAAYATRVAEDFRDQGKDVLLIMDSLTRYAMAQREIALAIGEPPATKGYPPSVFAKLPKLVERAGNGPPGGGSITAFYTVLSEGDDQQDPIADSARAILDGHIVLSRTLAESGHYPAIDIEASISRAMTAIVSDAQQRKAQQFKQVLSKYQRNRDLISVGAYAAGHDPLLDRAVQLNPHLERFLQQRIQDRAGLDDTLQALNLLFPGK
- a CDS encoding flagellar assembly protein FliH — translated: MSDDQPWPGGPARWQPWHMAPLDREPPLHIEPDAAQAEALRKRAFQRKLELQALRDKARQQAQRQGHEAGFALGRDEGYAQGLEQGHVDGEAAMQAQIQLALAPLLALCQSFDQALKGLDGAILGQLVELAMATARQIAGDALVAKPEHVLERVRALLQHDPALTGKPRLWLHPEDLDTVRNALGEALAEAGWSLCADAGLARGGCRVASASGELDASLETTWASIQHSTEQALRGELLP
- the fliG gene encoding flagellar motor switch protein FliG, which codes for MTGTRRSAILLLSLEADDAAEVFKLLPSQDVEGISMEMARLSQVSHEEMRQVLEEFMDETDQYAAINIQSSDHIRAVLTKALGSERAASLIDDILESNQGGSGIDKLNLMEASMVAEMIREEHPQIIATILVHLDRHQASDILELFDERQRNDIILRIATFSGVQPVALQELTEVLGGMLDGQNLKRSKMGGVRTVAEILNLMNSAQEESAIQTLRAHNEDLTQKILDEMFLFENLLEIDDRGIQMILQEVDTNSLSIALKGAPSALLDKFLANMSQRASQMFREDMEARGPTRMSQVEAEQKVILQVVRRLADNGIIVTGNGDDSYV
- the fliF gene encoding flagellar basal-body MS-ring/collar protein FliF, giving the protein MSNAAQGKASPKVTPAPAKSNPFEPLLARLRGQPLPLLLGGAAAIALIVALALWAREPEYRVLFSNLSENDGGQIIAELEKRQVPYRLSEGGHAVLVPAAQMNTLRLQLAEQGLPKGGNIGFELMDKQAFGVSQFTEQLNYQRGLEGELARTIESLGPIASARVHLVMARQSVFIREREPARASVLLNLQPGRELGQSQASAIAHLISSSVADLSIDGVTIVDQNGRLLSQSRGDNNGLDGSQLTYVRDVERSYQRRIEDILTPLLGTQNVHAQVVAQVDFSSRESTAERYEPNQDPNQAAVRSKQVNENLAGNDEPAKGVPGALTNTPPNQPAASKATTPAKPADTTTASDSEGQSKTGARALHSERMINYEVDHSVEHVKQNQGEIRRLTSAVVVNYRTVLKDGKPTQEPLTSEELANIDNLVRQAMGFTENRGDQLKVINSPFVAEDTGTVEMPWWRTPEFYSLAMSLSRYLLVAFIALLIWLVLLRPMQRRHAQILKAAEAGEPGDPLAQGVAGSEGQAPRNKAAGYEQNMKRLREISTEDPRLIAMIIRGWMKKDDK
- the fliE gene encoding flagellar hook-basal body complex protein FliE, encoding MNTSALQSALQQLNLLAAQSQRSTTSAADSNAMGGFSGELQASLKRINQLQHTANSHSNAFQAGSPDVSLNDVMVDMQKASVSFQMGVQVRNRLVTAYKDVMAMQV
- the fliD gene encoding flagellar filament capping protein FliD; the encoded protein is MTTTTSTTSTSSSGTITSLGVGSGLDLDTILDSLEESAEASYLTPIETKEDEINTEITAYGTLTSALTSLQTAIETLTDPDTYDGMTSSVSGTGATAAVTSDAVAGTYTVVVSQLAAAQTLATDGVADKTTALGTGTLTIDIGDDESISIDLTSSNNTLEGIRDAINDAGGSVTASIVNDGSDTPYRLVLTSTSTGTESAMTVTYSGDGDAASLFGYDADSDSNAMTETVAAADAQLTVNGLSVTSQSNTVEEALQGVTLSLTAEGTSTLTVSQDTDSIIDAINDFVDAYNSYAETIDTLTAYDSEDDTAGTLIGDSTTRRIDSQLSQDLYNSISSGTYSYLSQLGVTLGVDGTLSIDDDDLEEAVTSDPSAVSEFFIGTDDVEGFATQMAADLDTYLDEDDGLIVSKTDGLETQLEELEVKYEEKQAFIDSMMDRYTEQFTALDTLIATLDSTADYLTTQFDALSSDS
- the fliS gene encoding flagellar export chaperone FliS, with translation MRGAKAYAKVGVESGILAASPYQRIVMLFDSYQAAIRMARLHMQAGDMAGKGKAITKAVNIVSRGLRGSLDKERGGEVAANLDQLYDTVVRLLLRASLNNDEQALDVAASLLENIGSAWRQIGPQVEGEVGDGAGAGD
- a CDS encoding flagellar protein FliT, which encodes MAQEQVIESYERLLVQSQRMHESALKGDWAEIMELKSQGLIDEETLRREESGVHLDEPHRQRKFELLKQILDREVEVRKCLAERQSQLGALIVSARLKSGQSQAYRAPSHNRPTLRAVARPEV